Below is a window of Plasmodium gaboni strain SY75 chromosome 11, whole genome shotgun sequence DNA.
aaaaacattacagcataaaataatcatacatatatataatatatattattatatataagaaataaaatagaaaGGGCGATGATGTggcaaaaaaaaaaaaaaaaataataaataaataaatgaattaaatgataatatacaacaagaaaattatataaaatgaactaaaattttgtttataaataattatgtggtgttattatatatatatatataaaatatatgtattttttttttttcgttGTATTCAATACActtaattattttttctgTTGGGAACTAATAACCctctaaaaaaaaatatacattatatatatgtatataagGCAAAACAagtttttaaataaaagaaacgtatttaattatatataataatgaaaatatttatatgcctatagtaatatatattatacatatatttaaaaaaatatgtattttttttttttttttttttttttttttgttaacattatgttttattctatctctattattatattctgTTCTTATAGGAAAACAAGAAACAAATTTAAAATGTagataaaatatgaaaagaaatttaaatgtataaaagtattaatttatttattagtgtaataatatttttattgttttgtaatatatatatatatgtatatttcttttttttttttttttttttttttttggtattATTTGTCTCTTACTATCCtttattaatttgttttttttccaCATATTATgagaatatataatagccttgcaaaaaaaaaatttttttttttttttttttttttttttttttttttattttttttttttttttttttttttttttttttttttttttttttttttttttttttttttttttttttttNNNNNNNNNNNNNNNNNNNNNNNNNNNNNNNNNNNNNNNNNNNNNNNNNNNNNNNNNNNNNNNNNNNNNNNNNNNNNNNNNNNNNNNNNNNNNNNNNNNNNNNNNNNNNNNNNNNNNNNNNNNNNNNNNNNNNNNNNNNNNNNNNNNNNNNNNNNNNNNNNNNNNNNNNNNNNNNNNNNNNNNNNNNNNNNNNNNNNNNNNNNNNNNNNNNNNNNNNNNNNNNNNNNNNNNNNNNNNNNNNNNNNNNNNNNNNNNNNNNNNNNNNNNNNNNNNNNNNNNNNNNNNNNNNNNNNNNNNNNNaaaaaaaaataattattatatttttttttataattataaaataatttttaaaaaaaaaaaaaatatttaattttatataaaaaaaaaaaaatttatataactataataaaaaatattataaatatatttaaaaaaaaaaatattttttttttttttttttttttttttttgtatcatataaaatatcatctttttaaatgtaactatatattcatattataataaagctttctttttttttgtactatgaaataaaaaaaacgatttgtaaaatatacaatTGATATGTTTAAGTTTTAATTATCATATgtacaataaaaaaaataaaattaaaatcTGTCTACACGCcaaaaaaacaaaaaataatataatatatatatatatttatttattttatgcTCTCAATATAATGCTGTTAGTAATATGCTTcgtttttttttggttCATCCCTTATTATTGTTTTAACTACATTTTATGTGTAggtaataaaaatgacatgttttttgtaaaaaataaaaatataatatatccttataatgatataaatagaataagaagaaataaaGGAGGGAACCTAAAGAGAAAGATGGTTGCTGAGAATATTCAATTGAGATATATGAAGAGCgacataaataataataatgtgcataagaataataatattgatcATAGTAATAAGTatgattataatttatatttatcatgtagtaataaaaaaagagaaaaagatgtaataaaaacattatGTGCAATTAAACAGGACAATGtagtaataaaaaatataaatgaaaaagaaaaagaaagagatataaaaaaaaatgatacagataaaataaaatcaaCAAATACTAATgaacataaaaatgaagatactaattttgttttttcatatgataagaaattaaataattattctgaatttaatatatatatggaaaataataatatagaagaatatatatCGGATGTAAATATTAGTACAGAAGAAATTTGTAACTTATATGAAGATATGTATTTAGGAAGACTTTTTGAGAACTTAGTAGCcaaattatattataataaacGAGTTAATGGTTTtgttcatttatataatggTCAAGAAGCTGTAAGTACAGgtattattaaaaatttaaaaaattcaGATTTTGTTACAAGTACTTATAGAGATCATGTTCATGCACTAAGTAAAGGGGTACATgcaaataaaatattaaatgaacTATATGGAAATTATTATGGTAGTACAAATAAAGGGAAAGGGGGCTCTATGCATATTTAttcaaaagaaaataatttcataGGAGGCTTTGGATTTATTGGTGAACAAATACCTATTGCTGTAGGTTTAGCATATAGTAtcttatataaaaatgaatttcAATATAATCTAAAAAATGCTTCATTCACATCTAATACAAATACAAATACAAATAATCATATACAAGACAATATTAATTTGAtacatatgaataattCTCAAAACATAGATGTTGTTGTATGCTTCTTAGGTGATGGTACCACTAATATTGGACAATTTTTTGAATCTTTAAATCTTGCTTCTTCTTACAACTTACCAATCATATTTgttatagaaaataataattggGCTATAGGTATGGAAAGTTCTAGAAGCTCATCTGATGATCTTATGAATAACTATTCCAAAGGAAAAGCTTTTAATATAGATACTTTTAAAGTAGATGGAAATGATGTTCttagtatatataaactagccaaaaaaaaaattcaacAAATTAGAAATAGAACATCAGGACCAGTAATTATAGAAGCTATAACATATCGAGCTAAAGGACATTCTTTAGCAGATCCAGATGAACTTCGTattaaagaagaaaaaacGTCATGGAAAAAAAGAGATCctattttattcttatcaacttatatgaagaaatataatttagTACAAGAATCATATTTCGAACaagttaaaaaaaaaatacaaacATTATTACAACAAGCAGAAGTAGATGCTGAACAAAATTCAAAGAAAGGAGAAAATTTAGACATATGCAATATAATTcaacaaaatatatttgcCCCATCAAATTTTACTCCTTATCAAAGTGAGtatcaaaattataaacAATTTGACGACATTTCTAATGatgaattaaaagaatattatcAAGAAGTACTCAAAGAAAttgaaagaaaaaaacaaaacaaaaagaTTGATCCTAACGACAAGTTTGATCAAAAAAAGTTACCCTTAATAATAgattaaaaatttttacataatattttgttatacatatatatgaaaatgtATTTATTGGTATACAACTTtgtacaaaaaaaaaaaaaaaatatattaaataaatcatatacacatatatatatatatatatatatatattttattttatttttattttccatatAACATATCTTATAATAACCAAGAAAgatatacatttttttttatccttgaatgtttttttataatgtttatttttagacataaaaaagaaaaaaaagaaaaaaaaaagtaaaaatttttcattaaattaataaaacaacacaatatataaagatgaattatttagataaaataaataaacacaaaaaaaaactatTATAAGAATCAAATAAGAACCCGTATAATAGgtttaataataaaataataaatacatgtatacttatatatgcatatgttttcattaatttatatatatatatatatatatatacacacacacatatatatttttaatttaattaaaatttttgttgatttttaattattatatatacatatatttatatatgcttatttatatttatctttaattatatttttatttattattttttttttttttttctttaacattctaacaataatatgttaaaatatatatccaaatcaacaacaaaaaaaaggaaaaaaaaaaaaaaagaaataataatagcAAAGGGAAAGGAAAGGGAAATAAGATAAAAAGGAATACATTTGAAAAGATATAATTCcattctttttttttgtacaACTAAATATATTCCAAACTGTTACAATATTTGAAAttcctttttcttttccttTTAATTTGTAATTTCTGAATATttcaataaaatataacatatcTTTATAAATGTGTTTTGGGGTGTATCTAAATTGAAAATAGATAGCTATTTATcttcataaatataaatataaatgttattattatattatattatattacactatatattatactttattttttcatttttttttttttatttatgattttattatatatatatatatttttttttttttttttttggcTAGATAGctataaaaattttattaacaggggaaatataatgaactgttcataattttttttttttatcatcattggaaggaaatataaaaataaatatacataaatatatatatatatttatatatttatataattgtgtatatatttttttccattATATGAAGTCAATTTTTTTCCAATTTGCTCCTAAATTTTACCGAAAAAGCTGCAGTCAATCTGGTCATACcataattaataaaatcaAAATCAATCACTGAACGTAGACCTTGCAACAATGCCCATAACCCCCAAACGATATGTGAGCATACATAGAAAGGTTGTATTTCGTCTATAAGTTGATTGATAAGTTGTTCATCATCTGTTTTTAAATAGTGTTTGATAAAATTGTATTCTTCAGATCTGTCAGGTGTTAAATCCCATTCGCAGTTAAATCCAGCATATTCATTAAAATGGTTAGCAATATCATATGCTCTTTCCATTGGACATGAGTATTCAAAATCTATAAAGGATATGGATGATTCTTCtgttttaataatatttgatGATAACAAATCACAATGACAAAGAACTACTGGTGAATTTTTCTTACAGCATAAATCTTGAATTTCTGTGATGGTTGATTTTAACATATCAAAAtcaattaattttaaaatataagCTTTAGGATTACATAGATACATTTTTTGTCTTTCTTCTTTTaatgtattaaaatatttccATATTGTACTCCATAAAAAGGATGATCGATTTCCTTCTATATTTTGTAATTCTTGtaattgtttatatatattgtcATCTAATTGAATATCATGCAAAATTCTTAAATTTTCAGCAATTTCTTTTTGAaaatctttatttttaatttcttctTTTGATAATGCATAACCATCTTTAAATTCTTCAATTCTACCATTTGGAAAGAAAACATAAATCTTTTTcgaaatatttttatcacataatatattcGATATCAATTTTTCTCTTTCTCTATTTATAATTTCGCTAGTTTTAGGACCATATAATCTaatcaaatattttttctgATGAATATCATCTTCTACCTTAACcaatatatttgttatcCCTCCTTTAATAATTTGAAAATTTAAAGATTCtacattattttcatttaatagTTCTTTTccataaaataataaaacatatttacaatataaaaacaatgCATTCTTATTTTCAAATACATTACTTATAAAATTAGTCATAAATTCTTCTacttttaaatttttattatccCCTACATTTATTGTTAAATCTTTTTCTCTTAATGGTATCACACCTTGTTCGTTTGTCATTTCTGTAATTTGAGAATTCgtatttgatatattatcGAAATTTTTTCTAGTAGcactatttttttttctttcttgAGTTATTTCCTTTTCTGATTCATCAATTTCTCTTAGTTGATATTCCATTATAACAACTGGAATTATTaacaataaataattaaatatatatatatatatatataagtacttatgaatattcttttttttttttttattttttttttatttttttttttttttttttttttttttttttttttttttttttttttttttttttttttttttttttattcttttttttttttttgcgCTTGTTTTTAAATGACCCTTTATACTACttttctattttatatgCGAATTGGttataaacaaaataataaaataataatataaataatgaaataaaaataaaaagaaataaatttatttatgtttatatttatatatatttggACAAATAACATTCAAAGGATAAACTGATTTGTATCTAtacacaaatatatttatttcttataaGATAATGAGcatatacaaaaatatatgttaataaNNNNNNNNNNNNNNNNNNNNNNNNNNNNNNNNNNNNNNNNNNNNNNNNNNNNNNNNNNNNNNNNNNNNNNNNNNNNNNNNNNNNNNNNNNNNNNNNNNNNNNNNNNNNNNNNNNNNNNNNNNNNNNNNNNNNNNNNNNNNNNNNNNNNNNNNNNNNNNNNNNNNNNNNNNNNNNNNNNNNNNNNNNNNNNNNNNNNNNNNNNNNNNNNNNNNNNNNNNNNNNNNNNNNNNNNNNNNNNNNNNNNNNNNNNNNNNNNNNNNNNNNNNNNNNNNNNNNNNNNNNNNNNNNNNNNNNNNNNNNATATATAATATGCATATGTGtcaatttttataaatatatttaatatgtcGTTAccattttaaaaatttaatttttaacCACTCCCACTTTAGCGGCCctacaaaaaaaaaaaaaaaaagaaaatataaaaatatacatatatatatatatatatacatatatatatatatatatatatatatatttattcacatatatatacaaataaatattagaaaaatGCCACGTTTGT
It encodes the following:
- a CDS encoding pyruvate dehydrogenase E1 component subunit alpha — protein: MLLVICFVFFWFIPYYCFNYILCVGNKNDMFFVKNKNIIYPYNDINRIRRNKGGNLKRKMVAENIQLRYMKSDINNNNVHKNNNIDHSNKYDYNLYLSCSNKKREKDVIKTLCAIKQDNVVIKNINEKEKERDIKKNDTDKIKSTNTNEHKNEDTNFVFSYDKKLNNYSEFNIYMENNNIEEYISDVNISTEEICNLYEDMYLGRLFENLVAKLYYNKRVNGFVHLYNGQEAVSTGIIKNLKNSDFVTSTYRDHVHALSKGVHANKILNELYGNYYGSTNKGKGGSMHIYSKENNFIGGFGFIGEQIPIAVGLAYSILYKNEFQYNLKNASFTSNTNTNTNNHIQDNINLIHMNNSQNIDVVVCFLGDGTTNIGQFFESLNLASSYNLPIIFVIENNNWAIGMESSRSSSDDLMNNYSKGKAFNIDTFKVDGNDVLSIYKLAKKKIQQIRNRTSGPVIIEAITYRAKGHSLADPDELRIKEEKTSWKKRDPILFLSTYMKKYNLVQESYFEQVKKKIQTLLQQAEVDAEQNSKKGENLDICNIIQQNIFAPSNFTPYQSEYQNYKQFDDISNDELKEYYQEVLKEIERKKQNKKIDPNDKFDQKKLPLIID
- a CDS encoding ethanolamine kinase, giving the protein MEYQLREIDESEKEITQERKKNSATRKNFDNISNTNSQITEMTNEQGVIPLREKDLTINVGDNKNLKVEEFMTNFISNVFENKNALFLYCKYVLLFYGKELLNENNVESLNFQIIKGGITNILVKVEDDIHQKKYLIRLYGPKTSEIINREREKLISNILCDKNISKKIYVFFPNGRIEEFKDGYALSKEEIKNKDFQKEIAENLRILHDIQLDDNIYKQLQELQNIEGNRSSFLWSTIWKYFNTLKEERQKMYLCNPKAYILKLIDFDMLKSTITEIQDLCCKKNSPVVLCHCDLLSSNIIKTEESSISFIDFEYSCPMERAYDIANHFNEYAGFNCEWDLTPDRSEEYNFIKHYLKTDDEQLINQLIDEIQPFYVCSHIVWGLWALLQGLRSVIDFDFINYGMTRLTAAFSVKFRSKLEKN